The sequence AAATAAAAGGTCATGCATATGTGACATATATAAAATAAATAGTAATTATGAAAAGGTAAATAGATGAAAAATGTAGACCACAGGTGATAAAATACCTAACCAAGGCGGCATACTAAATGTTCTACCGACAATCCTAGACTTACGAAAGGGATCTTATGGACTAATCCGACGGTCAATCGTTCCCATGATTTCAACTGCTTTCATAACATACGCCCCGTGACTTAAACTCCTTACCCCATGTCACCATGTATGCTTAATCAGTAAGAACATATCTATAGACATAGCATTACTCGATATAATAAAAGAGTGACATCACAAgatataataaaaataataattcaaatcaGCATGCATGACATATAATGTCCTTTGTCTGTTCTCAAACTAGACAGTGGCGACGCTTCGCGCCATCACCCTCTGGGGGCATTGTCATAGAGCTCAGGGGTCTTTGTCCGGGCCTTGGCGAGGTGTTGGGCTTGTTCTtggctcatgttatatcttttgaTCTGCTTTGTAAGGGCCCATTCCAACTATATTGTATCGTTCGGCCGTGTACTTTGGTTTTTTGAtttatatataaagtggggtgAAAGTCTGTTTCGAGACATATAAAATGTCCTTAATATTCAGATATGTCACAATCTATGAGTTTGTCAAGTCAGGACGAACATTATTGATGCTACTATGTATGATTGTCAATATATAGAACGAACATTATTGAAGCTACTGACTATGATTGTTCATGATGCTAGCTACTAAATATGATTGTTTGTTGCTAAGTCAGACTTGGGGCGATTCCAACGATTTCTGCTCAGGCCAGGTCAGGCAGGGCACCGTGTAACATTTTACATGAGGAACTTAGTTTCGTAAATGAACAAGAAAATAGAGGAGGGTGTGCAACACAGCACTTGCTTGCAAATCATGTAACTGCATGCAGAGTCTATAACACTAGCTAGACGAAAGACAGAGTTAATCTATATATGCCAGAGAGGATACTCACAGAGATGACGGCCCCTATACTCTCTGAGGTTAGAGGGAACGCCAACGAGTCCTCCTTGAGCCGGAGCAGCACACCCAGCAGGTCTTCATCGTCGGCGctgcagccgacgtgggagtgggaCTCACGCTCAGCCTTGCGTCCATCGATGATGTTGTCGATGATGCGCTGCATGCCGCCATAGCTCTTCCTCAGGCTGCGCTCCCCTGAGCTCACCCACCGCACTAGCCGCGACGACGGGAAAAGGTCGGCCGGGCAGAAACCTCCGATGAGTTTAACGATCTGGCCCAGTTCGCGGAAGTACTCGCTCTGCTGCGCGCACATGCCGCCGAACACCGCTCGCGCCGTGATGTCGTTGGAGAGCACCGCCACCAGGTTGCTGAGGTTGACGATGCCGGAACTGGAGGCGGCGTCAGCAACGGACCGGAGGAGCTTCGCCACCCCCTGTGACCTGATGGACTCCATGCGCTTCACCTGCTTGGCACTCAGAAGCTCTACGATGCATATCTTCCGCATCTGGCGCCAGTGGTCGCCATAGGGGGCTAACGCGATTCCCTTGCCGCCACCGCTGATAACGTCGATCGTCGCGCTCCGTGGCCGAGTAGCGAACGTGAGGTCATGCGTCTTCATCACCAGCTCCGCCGCCTCGGCGCTGGAGACCACCACATTCGGGACCTCTCCGAACCTGAGGAACATGAGAGGCCCGTGCAGGCGAGACAGCTCCATCATCCTACGGTGCGGGAGACCGCCCAAGAGGTGGTGGAGGCTGCCGATGATCGGAAGCGTCCATGGCCCCGGGGGCAGCCGCGGCCTCTTGGATTTGCTTTTGCCGCCGGACCAAGCCGTAAGCTTCTTAAGAGACCAAGCAAAGATTATCACTGTGGCTAAGGCAACAAGACACAAGCTTGACACctccatggcatgcatgcatgcagcttaATTAGCAAGTCTCTGTCTGTCAACCAAACTGCCTTGCTTGCAGATTTAAGTCAAGAATGTGTGCGAAATGTGATGCATACTTATAGtacgtactccctccttcccaaaatataaggcaCGGTTTGACTTTTCTGATCTTCGTTGCACAACTTTGACtatattttttatgtattatatGTATATAAAATTATTATGCATATATATGAAGTAAAATTGCTTTGCAAGACAAATACAGCGATGTCATTTATACATGTTCAATCCATATACTTTGATATATATTAGTGGTCAAAGTTGTGCATCAAAGACCGTAAAAAATCAATCGCGCCTTATATTTTGAGAAGGAGGGAGTACATCAGGTCTGCATGGGATGGGACCCGCAAACAAAAATGAACAAGTTAATACTAGGAGAATTAAGACCTTCGTCCTAGTAGTATATATCCATGGTTACGACTGGCGGCTTTGGCAAACGACGGGCCAGCAGGTACGGCGGGCCAGGGCGCCAATAAGTGTCTTCAATAATATAG comes from Triticum aestivum cultivar Chinese Spring chromosome 5B, IWGSC CS RefSeq v2.1, whole genome shotgun sequence and encodes:
- the LOC123117602 gene encoding desmethyl-deoxy-podophyllotoxin synthase-like; this encodes MEVSSLCLVALATVIIFAWSLKKLTAWSGGKSKSKRPRLPPGPWTLPIIGSLHHLLGGLPHRRMMELSRLHGPLMFLRFGEVPNVVVSSAEAAELVMKTHDLTFATRPRSATIDVISGGGKGIALAPYGDHWRQMRKICIVELLSAKQVKRMESIRSQGVAKLLRSVADAASSSGIVNLSNLVAVLSNDITARAVFGGMCAQQSEYFRELGQIVKLIGGFCPADLFPSSRLVRWVSSGERSLRKSYGGMQRIIDNIIDGRKAERESHSHVGCSADDEDLLGVLLRLKEDSLAFPLTSESIGAVISDIFGAGSETSSTTLVWAMSELMKNPEAMAKAQIEVRKVLGRGRVVIANADLGELHYLQMVIKEVLRLHPPATLLVPREARDNCEIMGYDIPKGTKIHVNAFAISRDPRYFENPETFKPERFSNNNIDYKGTNFEFTPFGAGRRLCPGMLFGTSTLEIALANLLYYFDWVLPDGACPYTLDMSEKFGITVSRRYDLQLIAIPST